One Yimella lutea DNA window includes the following coding sequences:
- the cobN gene encoding cobaltochelatase subunit CobN, producing the protein MARIALLSTSDTDLLSARASGSEFAWANPARTPIGPAVEGADIVIARILGSPDDVDDEIRALGERVPLIVLGGELTPNAAMMQLSRRAPAAVVNEVHRYLVNGGPDNLTNLHAFLSDTLLLTGDEFEPPQELPTWGVLDRPAAQADPGAPRVGVLFYRAQYAAGNTDYAHALCDAIDAAGGVGVPIHAASLRDAPEELLAELGTLDALVTTVLAAGGTKPAHAQAGGEDETWDVRPLAALDIPIIQGLCLTWSREVWAASDDGMSPLDVATQVAVPEFDGRLITVPFSFKEIDADGLPAYVADPERCARVAGIAVKHARLRHTPPEQRRIAVMLSAYPTKHSRIGNAVGLDTPVSTIRLLRAMREAGYDLGPRGALPGLDDVDPVDGEALDTTAGNALIHALIAAGGQDPDWLTQEQVSSAQVRIPATRYRSWFETLPAALRESMTDTWGEAPGELYVDTSRDPDGEIVCAAIQAGNVVLMVQPPRGFGENPIAIYHDPDLPPTHHYLATYRWIEQEFGAHAVVHVGKHGNLEWLSGKNLAMSASCGTDAALGSLPLIYPFLVNDPGEGTQAKRRAHATVVDHLVPPMARAESYGDIARLEQLLDEYGNVSVMDPAKAPALRGEIWTLLQAARMDQDLGVSERPDDDSFDDFVMHLDGWLCEIKDVQIRDGLHVLGQAPEGDELINLVLAILRAGQVFGGRGDGIPGLRHALGLTDDATSQQTDRVEELARTLVTRVAEAGWNAADVERIVAEVTSEPNPAATASLRFGCEEVVPRLQQTTREIPMVLHALDGGYVPAGPSGSPLRGLVNVLPTGRNFYSVDPKAIPSRLAYQTGSAMAESLVRRYRDEHGEVPESVGLSVWGTSAMRTSGDDIGEVLALLGVVPVWDEQSRRVVGLEALPLQELGRPRIDVTVRISGFFRDAFPHVISMLDDAVALVAGLDEPHDQNFVRKHASADLAEHGDERRSRTRIFGSKPGSYGAGILQVVESGTWRDDKDLAEVYATWGGYAYGRGLDGAPARGDMERNYRRIRVAAKNVDNRESDILDSDDYFQYHGGMVATVRALTGADPEAYVGDSTSPDNVRTRTLQEETNRVFRSRVVNPRWIKAMQRHGYKGAFELAATVDYLFGFDATASVVPDWMYESVATEYVLDDTNQAFMRHANPWALQSIVEKLAEAADRGLWQEPDPELMAQLQQVYLDVEGDLEE; encoded by the coding sequence ATGGCGCGTATCGCCCTGCTGTCCACGTCCGACACCGATCTGCTGAGCGCGCGCGCCAGCGGCTCCGAGTTCGCCTGGGCCAACCCCGCCCGCACCCCGATCGGCCCCGCGGTCGAGGGCGCCGACATCGTGATCGCCCGCATCCTCGGCAGTCCCGACGACGTCGACGACGAGATCCGGGCGCTCGGCGAACGGGTGCCGCTGATCGTGCTCGGCGGCGAACTCACCCCGAACGCCGCGATGATGCAGCTGTCGCGCCGGGCGCCCGCCGCAGTGGTCAACGAGGTGCACCGCTACCTGGTCAACGGCGGCCCCGACAACCTCACCAACCTGCACGCGTTCCTGTCCGACACCCTGCTGCTCACCGGCGACGAGTTCGAGCCGCCGCAGGAGCTGCCGACCTGGGGTGTGCTCGATCGCCCTGCGGCACAAGCCGATCCGGGTGCTCCGCGGGTAGGGGTGCTCTTCTACCGAGCGCAGTACGCCGCTGGAAACACCGACTACGCCCACGCCCTCTGCGACGCCATCGACGCCGCAGGCGGGGTGGGGGTGCCGATCCACGCCGCGTCGTTGCGCGACGCCCCCGAGGAGCTGCTCGCCGAGCTCGGCACCCTCGACGCCCTCGTCACGACGGTGCTGGCGGCCGGAGGCACCAAGCCGGCGCACGCCCAGGCGGGCGGCGAGGACGAGACCTGGGACGTGCGTCCGCTGGCCGCTCTCGACATCCCGATCATCCAAGGGCTGTGCCTCACCTGGAGCCGCGAGGTGTGGGCGGCCTCCGACGACGGCATGTCGCCGCTCGACGTCGCCACCCAGGTGGCCGTGCCCGAGTTCGACGGACGCCTGATCACAGTTCCGTTCTCGTTCAAGGAGATCGACGCCGACGGGCTGCCCGCCTATGTCGCCGACCCGGAGCGCTGCGCACGCGTGGCCGGCATCGCGGTGAAGCACGCGCGCCTGCGGCACACGCCACCGGAGCAGCGCCGCATCGCGGTCATGCTGTCGGCCTACCCGACCAAGCACTCCCGCATCGGCAACGCGGTCGGGCTCGACACCCCGGTGTCGACGATCCGGTTGCTGAGGGCCATGCGCGAGGCGGGTTACGACCTCGGCCCGCGCGGCGCGCTGCCCGGGCTCGACGACGTGGACCCGGTCGACGGCGAAGCGCTCGACACCACCGCCGGCAACGCGCTCATCCACGCGCTGATCGCGGCCGGCGGACAAGACCCCGACTGGCTCACCCAGGAGCAGGTGAGCAGCGCACAGGTGCGCATCCCGGCCACTCGCTACCGCAGCTGGTTCGAGACGCTTCCGGCCGCCCTGCGGGAGTCGATGACGGACACCTGGGGCGAGGCGCCCGGCGAGCTCTACGTCGACACGTCGCGCGACCCCGACGGCGAGATCGTCTGCGCCGCGATCCAGGCGGGCAACGTCGTGCTGATGGTGCAGCCGCCGCGCGGCTTCGGCGAAAACCCGATCGCGATCTACCACGACCCCGACCTGCCGCCGACCCACCACTACCTGGCCACCTACCGCTGGATCGAGCAGGAGTTCGGCGCCCACGCGGTGGTGCACGTGGGCAAGCACGGCAACCTCGAGTGGCTGTCGGGCAAGAACCTCGCGATGTCGGCGTCGTGCGGCACCGACGCCGCGCTCGGCTCGCTGCCGCTGATCTACCCGTTCCTGGTGAACGACCCGGGCGAGGGCACCCAGGCCAAGCGTCGCGCCCACGCCACCGTCGTCGACCATCTCGTGCCGCCGATGGCGCGCGCCGAGAGCTACGGCGACATCGCCCGACTCGAGCAGTTGCTCGACGAGTACGGCAACGTATCGGTGATGGACCCGGCGAAGGCGCCGGCGCTGCGCGGCGAGATCTGGACGCTGCTGCAGGCGGCCCGGATGGACCAGGACCTGGGAGTGAGCGAACGCCCCGACGACGACAGCTTCGACGACTTCGTGATGCACCTTGACGGCTGGCTGTGCGAGATCAAGGACGTGCAGATCCGCGACGGCCTGCACGTGCTCGGACAGGCGCCCGAAGGCGACGAACTGATCAACCTGGTGCTCGCGATCCTGCGCGCCGGGCAGGTCTTCGGCGGACGCGGCGACGGCATCCCCGGGCTACGGCACGCGCTCGGGCTCACCGACGACGCTACGTCGCAGCAGACCGACCGCGTCGAAGAGCTGGCCCGCACCCTCGTCACCCGGGTCGCCGAGGCCGGCTGGAACGCCGCGGACGTCGAGCGGATCGTCGCCGAGGTGACCAGTGAGCCGAACCCGGCGGCGACCGCGTCCCTGCGGTTCGGGTGCGAGGAGGTCGTGCCCCGGCTGCAGCAGACGACGCGCGAGATCCCGATGGTGCTGCACGCCCTCGACGGCGGATACGTGCCGGCGGGCCCGTCGGGTTCGCCGCTGCGTGGACTGGTGAACGTGCTGCCCACCGGCCGCAACTTCTACTCGGTCGACCCGAAGGCGATCCCGTCGCGACTGGCCTACCAGACCGGGTCGGCGATGGCGGAGTCGCTCGTGCGGCGCTACCGGGACGAACACGGCGAGGTGCCGGAGTCGGTGGGCCTGTCGGTGTGGGGCACCTCCGCCATGCGCACCAGCGGCGACGACATCGGCGAGGTGCTCGCGCTGCTCGGCGTCGTGCCGGTGTGGGACGAGCAGTCACGCCGGGTCGTGGGCCTGGAGGCGCTGCCGCTGCAGGAACTCGGCCGCCCGCGCATCGACGTCACCGTGCGCATCTCCGGCTTCTTCCGCGACGCCTTCCCGCACGTGATCTCGATGCTCGACGACGCGGTGGCGCTGGTGGCCGGGCTCGACGAACCCCACGACCAGAACTTCGTGCGCAAGCACGCGTCCGCCGACCTTGCCGAGCACGGCGACGAACGTCGTTCCCGCACAAGGATCTTCGGCTCGAAGCCGGGCTCCTACGGGGCGGGCATCCTGCAGGTGGTCGAGTCGGGCACTTGGCGCGACGACAAGGACCTCGCCGAGGTCTACGCCACCTGGGGCGGTTACGCCTACGGACGCGGACTCGACGGTGCACCGGCCCGCGGCGACATGGAGCGCAACTACCGGCGCATCCGGGTGGCGGCCAAGAACGTCGACAACCGTGAGTCGGACATCCTCGACTCCGACGACTACTTCCAGTACCACGGCGGCATGGTCGCCACCGTCCGCGCGCTCACCGGCGCCGATCCCGAGGCGTACGTGGGCGATTCGACCTCACCCGACAACGTGCGCACCCGCACGCTGCAGGAGGAGACCAACCGGGTGTTCCGGTCGCGGGTGGTCAACCCGCGGTGGATCAAGGCGATGCAGCGGCACGGCTACAAGGGTGCCTTCGAGCTCGCCGCGACCGTCGACTACCTGTTCGGCTTCGACGCCACGGCCTCGGTCGTGCCCGACTGGATGTACGAGTCGGTGGCCACCGAATACGTGCTCGACGACACCAACCAGGCCTTCATGCGGCACGCCAACCCGTGGGCGTTGCAGTCGATCGTGGAGAAGCTCGCCGAGGCCGCCGATCGCGGGCTGTGGCAGGAGCCCGACCCCGAGCTCATGGCGCAACTGCAGCAGGTCTACCTCGACGTGGAAGGCGACCTCGAGGAATGA
- the bluB gene encoding 5,6-dimethylbenzimidazole synthase, translating to MSEQSAPQRPVPLVGDTTSAQQRRDDPAGWAMLPEVVDALAAVVGGRRDIRRFRPDPVPDELLRQVLEAAHSAPSVGHSQPWRFIVVRSQTTRDRAAHLADRARLEQASELTSERAARLLDLKLEGLREAPVGVVVTCDRRTPAAGVLGRATFPDADLWSCACAVQNLWLTARALGLGVGWVTLFDQAELADLLHLPDGVVTLGWLCVGWPDERPPAPGLERAAWSRKAPLDDVVLQERWPDDSAPPAPPTSHLRGPEPGRRVDGTDDTDRLLSPPEALGALDRALHLARAAAGPDLDTGQLVLVGADHPVTAHAVSAYDRSVTRDVLTSAVGGISLGAAHARAAGLDVVVVDAGVGEAHVEGAVDVRPHDPRGDLVTTDAMSAADVRRLMDAGRRLGAGVPGIAPGLVALGEVGVGNTTVAAALTCALTGTPAADVVGLGSGADADIVARKTEVVAAAIDRLGHTDDVHRMLAAVGGPEFAVLTGVVLGAARAGRPVVLDGLATSVAALAAVGIEPSVQAYLIAGQRSREKAHGLVLRRLGLEPLLQLRLRAGEGVGACLAAGMVLQGMAARRMTVRTSLRTAQRNA from the coding sequence ATGAGCGAGCAGTCAGCGCCGCAGCGTCCGGTGCCGCTGGTCGGCGACACGACCTCGGCCCAGCAGCGCCGCGACGACCCCGCCGGCTGGGCGATGCTGCCCGAGGTGGTCGACGCCCTCGCCGCAGTGGTCGGCGGACGGCGCGACATCCGACGGTTTCGGCCCGACCCGGTGCCCGACGAACTGCTGCGGCAGGTGCTCGAGGCCGCGCACAGCGCGCCGTCGGTGGGCCACTCGCAGCCCTGGCGCTTCATCGTCGTGCGCTCGCAGACCACCCGAGATCGCGCCGCCCATCTCGCCGACCGGGCCCGGCTCGAGCAGGCGTCCGAGCTGACCTCGGAGCGGGCCGCGCGGCTGCTCGACCTCAAACTCGAAGGGCTGCGCGAGGCGCCCGTGGGAGTGGTCGTCACCTGCGACCGGCGCACCCCCGCGGCCGGGGTGCTCGGGCGCGCCACCTTCCCCGACGCCGACCTGTGGTCGTGCGCCTGCGCGGTGCAGAACCTCTGGCTCACCGCCCGCGCGCTCGGCCTCGGCGTGGGCTGGGTGACGCTGTTCGACCAGGCCGAACTCGCCGACCTGCTGCACCTTCCGGACGGCGTGGTGACCCTGGGCTGGCTGTGTGTGGGGTGGCCCGACGAGCGTCCGCCCGCGCCCGGACTCGAACGCGCGGCGTGGTCGCGCAAGGCCCCGCTCGACGACGTGGTGTTGCAGGAGCGCTGGCCCGACGATTCAGCCCCGCCGGCGCCACCGACCTCGCATCTGCGCGGGCCCGAGCCGGGGCGCCGGGTCGACGGCACCGACGACACCGACCGGCTGCTCAGCCCGCCGGAGGCGCTCGGCGCACTCGATCGCGCGCTCCACCTCGCGCGCGCTGCGGCCGGACCCGACCTCGACACGGGCCAGCTCGTGCTCGTCGGCGCCGATCATCCGGTGACCGCCCACGCCGTCAGTGCCTACGACCGGTCGGTGACCCGTGACGTGCTCACCAGTGCGGTCGGGGGCATTTCGCTGGGCGCCGCTCATGCCCGCGCCGCCGGGCTCGACGTCGTGGTGGTCGACGCCGGAGTGGGTGAGGCGCACGTCGAGGGCGCTGTCGACGTGCGGCCGCACGACCCGCGTGGAGACCTGGTGACGACCGACGCGATGTCGGCCGCCGACGTCCGCCGATTGATGGACGCCGGACGCCGGCTCGGTGCCGGTGTCCCCGGAATCGCCCCCGGACTCGTCGCACTCGGCGAGGTGGGGGTGGGCAACACGACGGTGGCCGCTGCGCTCACCTGCGCGCTCACCGGCACACCCGCGGCCGACGTGGTGGGGCTCGGATCGGGCGCCGACGCCGACATCGTGGCCCGCAAGACGGAGGTGGTGGCCGCGGCGATCGACCGCCTGGGCCACACGGACGACGTGCACCGGATGCTCGCCGCGGTCGGCGGACCGGAGTTCGCGGTGCTGACCGGGGTGGTGCTCGGCGCAGCCCGCGCCGGACGACCGGTCGTGCTCGACGGTCTCGCCACCAGCGTCGCCGCGCTCGCCGCGGTCGGCATCGAACCCTCGGTGCAGGCGTATCTCATTGCAGGGCAACGCAGCCGGGAGAAGGCGCACGGACTCGTGCTGCGGCGGCTCGGCCTCGAACCGTTGCTGCAGCTGCGGTTGCGCGCCGGCGAAGGGGTGGGTGCCTGCCTCGCGGCGGGGATGGTGCTGCAGGGCATGGCCGCCCGGCGGATGACGGTGCGAACCAGCCTGCGAACGGCTCAGCGCAACGCGTAG
- the cobF gene encoding precorrin-6A synthase (deacetylating) — MCTDPIPLQVKIIGIGAGSPGHVTADAADALRSVDVFVVADKGSATDELLQVRRAILDRFVPEGGYRFVAVPDPKRGPDAGRDRDQYGAAVRDWHAARADAYAAVLGELPEGTVVGFLVWGDPAFYDSTIRVVDAVATRMSLQVSVFAGISAIQELAAAHRIVLHEIGEPVHITTGRRLAGEWSPDLGTVVVMLDGALACRELVERAPDLQIHWGAYLGMPQQELRSGRLTDVIDDLVATRARLREQHGWIMDVYALR, encoded by the coding sequence ATGTGCACTGACCCGATTCCGTTGCAGGTCAAGATCATCGGCATCGGTGCGGGCTCGCCCGGCCACGTCACCGCCGACGCGGCCGACGCCCTGCGCTCGGTCGACGTGTTCGTCGTGGCCGACAAGGGGTCCGCCACCGACGAGTTGCTGCAGGTGCGACGCGCGATCCTCGACCGGTTCGTGCCCGAGGGCGGCTACCGGTTCGTCGCGGTGCCCGACCCGAAGCGCGGGCCCGACGCCGGGCGCGATCGCGACCAGTACGGCGCCGCGGTGCGCGACTGGCACGCCGCCCGCGCCGACGCGTACGCCGCCGTGCTGGGCGAGTTGCCCGAGGGCACCGTGGTCGGGTTCCTGGTGTGGGGCGACCCGGCGTTCTACGACAGCACGATCCGGGTGGTCGACGCCGTTGCCACCCGAATGTCGTTGCAGGTCAGCGTGTTTGCCGGAATCAGCGCTATCCAGGAGTTGGCTGCCGCGCACCGCATCGTGCTGCACGAGATTGGCGAGCCGGTGCACATCACCACCGGACGCCGCCTGGCGGGCGAGTGGTCGCCCGACCTCGGCACCGTCGTGGTGATGCTGGACGGCGCGCTCGCCTGCCGTGAGCTGGTCGAGCGGGCACCCGACCTGCAGATCCACTGGGGCGCCTACCTGGGGATGCCGCAGCAGGAGCTGCGCTCGGGCCGACTGACCGATGTGATCGACGACCTCGTCGCTACGAGGGCGCGGCTGCGCGAGCAGCACGGCTGGATCATGGACGTCTACGCGTTGCGCTGA
- a CDS encoding cobyric acid synthase → MSGLLVTGTSSDAGKSLLVTGILRAWARRGVRVAPFKAQNMSNNSMVCADGSEIGRAQYLQAEAAGVEATSLHNPVLLKPGSDRRAFVVVRGRPAGELRAGEYATGRAHLREAAFAAYEELAASVDVVVCEGAGSPAEINLRAGDYVNLGLARQFSLPALLVADIDRGGALAATYGTWALLDDADRAVLQAWCVNKFRGDRSVLDPGLDTIVERTGMPCVGVLPWLDDVWLDGEDALSIGRWKPAAPQEHSLTVAVVRLPRTSNATDVDALAAEPGVEVRVTTDPSWCREADLLVLPGSRTTVSDLAWLRSRGLDAVVDERVREGRPVLGICGGYEMLLESIDDSLESGEGVTPGLGHLPGVVHFAADKVLARPHSTWQGNAVSGYEIHHGIVEGVVDDGSFPGGSVRGPVWGTIWHGTLENDAFRRAWLTVVAQQAGSTWSPQPGPGFADRRTAMIDTLADAVEQHLDLDRLLDLARRESHVH, encoded by the coding sequence ATGTCGGGGCTGCTGGTGACGGGAACGAGCTCGGACGCCGGAAAATCGTTGCTGGTCACCGGAATTCTGCGTGCCTGGGCCCGACGCGGAGTGCGCGTCGCCCCGTTCAAGGCGCAGAACATGTCGAACAACTCGATGGTCTGTGCCGACGGCAGCGAGATCGGCCGCGCGCAATACCTGCAGGCCGAGGCGGCCGGCGTCGAGGCCACCTCGCTGCACAACCCGGTGCTGCTAAAACCGGGGTCCGACCGGCGCGCGTTCGTCGTCGTGCGCGGCCGCCCGGCCGGCGAGTTACGGGCGGGCGAGTACGCCACCGGACGCGCCCACCTGCGCGAGGCGGCGTTCGCCGCGTACGAGGAGTTGGCCGCGTCCGTCGACGTGGTGGTGTGCGAGGGAGCCGGGTCGCCGGCCGAGATCAACCTGCGCGCAGGCGACTACGTCAACCTCGGTCTGGCACGGCAGTTCAGCCTGCCGGCACTGCTGGTGGCCGACATCGACCGCGGCGGCGCGCTGGCCGCCACCTACGGCACCTGGGCGTTGCTCGACGACGCCGACCGCGCGGTGCTGCAGGCTTGGTGCGTAAACAAGTTCCGTGGTGACCGCTCGGTGCTCGACCCCGGCCTCGACACGATCGTCGAACGCACCGGCATGCCGTGTGTCGGCGTGCTGCCCTGGCTCGACGACGTGTGGCTCGACGGTGAAGACGCCCTCTCCATCGGCCGCTGGAAACCCGCTGCGCCACAGGAACATTCGCTCACCGTCGCGGTCGTCCGCCTGCCGCGCACCTCGAACGCAACCGACGTCGACGCACTGGCCGCCGAGCCCGGTGTCGAGGTGCGCGTGACCACCGACCCGTCCTGGTGCCGCGAAGCCGACCTGTTGGTGCTGCCCGGCTCACGGACGACGGTCAGCGATCTCGCCTGGTTGCGTTCGCGTGGGCTCGACGCAGTGGTCGATGAGCGGGTGCGCGAGGGACGTCCGGTGCTCGGCATCTGCGGCGGCTACGAGATGTTGCTGGAGTCGATCGACGACTCGCTGGAGAGCGGCGAAGGCGTCACTCCCGGACTCGGGCATCTGCCTGGTGTGGTGCACTTCGCAGCCGACAAGGTGCTCGCCCGGCCGCACTCCACCTGGCAGGGAAATGCGGTGTCCGGCTACGAGATTCACCACGGCATCGTCGAGGGCGTGGTCGACGACGGGTCGTTCCCGGGCGGCAGCGTGCGCGGCCCGGTGTGGGGCACGATCTGGCACGGCACCCTGGAGAATGATGCCTTCCGCCGGGCCTGGCTCACCGTGGTTGCGCAGCAGGCGGGCTCCACCTGGAGCCCGCAGCCCGGCCCGGGGTTCGCCGACCGCCGGACGGCGATGATCGACACGCTCGCCGACGCCGTGGAGCAACACCTTGACCTCGACCGGCTGCTCGATCTCGCCCGACGGGAATCTCATGTGCACTGA
- a CDS encoding histidine phosphatase family protein: protein MPSVHLVRHGRSTWNEQGRIQGQTPHPPLTELGRTQALAAARTLRAAIGAQSAQMLSSDLVRAQQTAQIIGAALDLPVRTDVRLREQALGEMEGRLARELTAQPAPEGVPVEEVRWGGGESLLDVHRRLSALMAELATAPIEHLVLVTHGDTLRMALAVLAGRTHRQLDWRLTIDNGSVHTTELDPAAAALSR, encoded by the coding sequence ATGCCCTCCGTCCACCTCGTCCGCCACGGCCGGTCGACGTGGAACGAGCAGGGGCGCATTCAAGGGCAGACGCCGCACCCGCCGCTCACCGAACTCGGCCGCACCCAGGCGCTCGCGGCAGCCCGAACGCTGCGCGCAGCGATCGGCGCGCAGTCGGCGCAGATGCTCAGCAGCGACCTGGTGCGCGCGCAGCAGACGGCCCAGATCATCGGCGCCGCGCTCGACCTGCCGGTGCGCACCGATGTGCGGCTGCGGGAGCAGGCCCTGGGGGAGATGGAAGGGCGGCTCGCCCGCGAACTGACCGCGCAACCCGCACCTGAAGGCGTGCCGGTCGAGGAGGTGCGCTGGGGCGGGGGCGAGAGCCTGCTCGACGTGCACCGCCGGCTGAGCGCGCTGATGGCCGAACTGGCGACGGCGCCCATCGAACACCTCGTGCTGGTCACCCACGGCGACACGCTGCGGATGGCCCTCGCGGTGCTCGCCGGCCGCACTCACCGGCAACTCGACTGGCGCCTCACGATCGACAACGGCAGCGTGCACACCACCGAACTCGACCCCGCGGCCGCTGCGCTCAGCCGCTGA
- a CDS encoding amidohydrolase yields the protein MSTLWRGEKIWTGTEFVTGVLVEAGRVVATGDAESLAAQTVSQIETLPGALVVPGLHDAHIHAASLARVRTEVDVRGCADEFEAAERVARFLAANPGTGLVWGGAWDANQWGGRQPHRRTLDVVTGPRPVVLASADYHSLWANSAALRLVGYGPETTDPAGGRLERDADGELTGVLRETACTAFDDLPIDDADALPGLMAQTIDDLLAVGLTGITEIDHEDAHVALRALHEQGALKMRVSKAIRHEDLPLAMQQGRRTGEGDDWIRVGPLKLFADGALGSHTCHMTEAFAGEDGHDGGHGVPTLTQEQLKVYTELAVRAGIAVATHAIGDRAATEVLDAYEHVLGATGSDLRLRIEHAQHLRRADLARMARLGVVGSMQPVHCTTDFELVDALLDGHDIVSYGWRSALDAGVPLAFGSDAPVEDPNPFVALHAAVTRQRVDGTPAGGWQPHERVSMIEALAAHSRGAAYAAGWDDVGTLTPGMLADFVAVDTDLIATPERAHEARALTTVVGGQVRFSG from the coding sequence GTGAGCACCCTGTGGCGTGGCGAGAAGATCTGGACCGGAACCGAATTCGTCACCGGCGTGTTGGTCGAGGCTGGGCGCGTGGTCGCGACCGGCGACGCCGAATCCCTTGCCGCACAGACTGTTTCGCAGATCGAGACATTGCCGGGTGCGCTCGTGGTGCCGGGTCTGCACGACGCGCACATCCATGCCGCGTCGCTGGCGCGGGTGCGCACCGAGGTCGACGTGCGTGGCTGTGCCGACGAGTTCGAAGCGGCCGAGCGGGTGGCGCGCTTTCTCGCGGCGAATCCGGGCACCGGTCTGGTGTGGGGCGGCGCGTGGGACGCGAACCAGTGGGGCGGTCGGCAGCCCCACCGGCGCACCCTCGATGTCGTGACGGGGCCGCGTCCGGTGGTGTTGGCGAGCGCCGACTACCACTCGCTGTGGGCGAATTCCGCCGCGTTGCGGCTGGTGGGTTACGGCCCGGAGACCACCGACCCGGCCGGCGGACGCCTCGAACGCGACGCCGACGGTGAGCTCACCGGGGTGCTGCGAGAGACGGCCTGCACCGCCTTTGACGACCTGCCGATCGACGACGCCGACGCCCTGCCCGGGCTGATGGCGCAGACGATCGACGACCTGCTCGCGGTGGGGCTGACCGGCATCACCGAGATCGATCACGAGGACGCCCATGTGGCGCTGCGCGCGCTGCACGAGCAAGGTGCCCTGAAGATGCGGGTCAGCAAGGCGATTCGACACGAAGACCTCCCGCTGGCGATGCAGCAGGGGCGCCGCACCGGCGAGGGCGACGACTGGATCCGGGTGGGGCCGCTGAAGCTGTTCGCCGACGGCGCGCTCGGTTCGCACACCTGCCACATGACCGAGGCGTTCGCCGGTGAGGACGGGCACGACGGCGGGCATGGCGTGCCGACGCTCACCCAGGAGCAGCTGAAGGTCTACACCGAGCTCGCGGTGCGGGCCGGCATCGCGGTGGCGACCCACGCGATCGGTGACCGTGCGGCGACCGAGGTGCTTGACGCGTACGAGCACGTGCTCGGGGCGACCGGCTCAGACCTTCGGCTGCGCATCGAACACGCCCAGCACCTGCGCCGGGCCGATCTGGCCCGAATGGCGCGGCTGGGTGTGGTCGGCTCGATGCAGCCGGTGCACTGCACCACCGACTTCGAGCTCGTGGATGCGTTGCTCGACGGCCACGACATCGTGTCGTACGGCTGGCGGTCGGCGCTCGACGCCGGGGTGCCGCTGGCGTTCGGGTCGGACGCCCCCGTCGAAGACCCGAATCCGTTCGTTGCCCTGCACGCGGCGGTCACCCGACAGCGCGTCGACGGCACTCCCGCCGGCGGCTGGCAGCCGCACGAGCGGGTGAGCATGATCGAGGCGCTGGCCGCCCACTCGCGCGGGGCCGCCTACGCAGCCGGTTGGGACGACGTGGGCACGCTCACCCCCGGCATGCTCGCCGACTTCGTCGCGGTCGACACCGATCTCATCGCGACGCCCGAGCGCGCACACGAAGCGCGGGCGCTGACGACGGTCGTCGGCGGCCAGGTGCGGTTCAGCGGCTGA
- a CDS encoding CPBP family intramembrane glutamic endopeptidase, whose translation MRLPAYDVPVTPLRRRALVHETVLVLLLSLGASAIYSVLSIMRSLSTDVALNKQTTTMNRSQASASWLDLVYQLVGVGLAIVPVLLVIHLLNREMSSATTWLGLDGRRKGPDLALGAALAAVIGIPGLLLYLAARAFGLNTTLAASGLGEHWWAIPVLVLAALQNGLLEEVIMIGYLFTRWTQAGWSWIQVLVVSALIRGTYHLYQGFGGFVGNVVMGLVFGLVYRRTKRVMPLVIAHTILDIVAFVGYALLKSHVSWL comes from the coding sequence ATGCGCCTGCCTGCCTACGACGTGCCGGTGACGCCACTGCGTCGTCGCGCGCTCGTGCACGAGACCGTCCTCGTCCTGCTCCTGAGTCTCGGCGCGTCGGCGATCTACTCAGTGCTGTCGATCATGCGCAGCCTGTCGACCGACGTCGCGCTCAACAAGCAGACGACCACGATGAACCGCAGCCAGGCGAGCGCGTCATGGCTCGACCTGGTCTACCAACTCGTCGGCGTCGGTCTCGCAATCGTGCCGGTGCTCCTGGTGATCCATCTGCTCAACCGTGAAATGTCCTCTGCGACAACGTGGCTGGGGCTCGACGGGAGACGCAAAGGACCCGATCTCGCGCTCGGCGCAGCCCTTGCTGCGGTGATCGGCATTCCGGGTCTGCTGCTGTACCTCGCGGCTCGAGCTTTCGGACTCAATACGACACTCGCCGCGTCGGGTCTTGGCGAGCACTGGTGGGCGATCCCTGTGCTGGTGCTGGCAGCACTGCAGAACGGACTGCTCGAAGAGGTCATCATGATCGGCTACCTCTTCACCCGCTGGACGCAAGCCGGCTGGTCGTGGATCCAGGTGCTCGTCGTGTCGGCGCTGATCCGGGGCACCTACCACCTTTATCAGGGCTTCGGCGGGTTCGTCGGAAACGTCGTCATGGGGCTGGTGTTCGGGCTCGTCTACCGCCGCACCAAGCGGGTGATGCCCCTGGTCATCGCGCACACGATCCTCGACATCGTCGCGTTCGTGGGTTACGCGCTGCTGAAGTCGCACGTCTCCTGGCTCTGA